In Grus americana isolate bGruAme1 chromosome 4, bGruAme1.mat, whole genome shotgun sequence, one genomic interval encodes:
- the UCHL1 gene encoding ubiquitin carboxyl-terminal hydrolase isozyme L1, producing the protein MAWQPMEINPEMLNKVLSRLGVGPGWRFVDVLGFEEEALGAVPAPACALLLLFPLTEQHENFRKQQTEKIKDQEISSKVYFLKQTVSNSCGTIGLIHAVANNKDKLKLDEGSALKKFLDETADLSPEERAKHFANNKAIQEVHNSVAQEGQCRVEDNSVNFHFILFVNVDGHLYELDGRMPFPVNHGTTSDDLLLKDSAKICRQFTEREKGEVRFSAVAFCKSA; encoded by the exons ATGGCCTGGCAGCCTATGGAGATCAACCCTGAG ATGCTGAACAAA GTGCTGTCCCGCCTGGGGGTGGGTCCCGGCTGGCGCTTCGTGGACGTGTTGGGCTTTGAGGAAGAGGCGCTGGGCGCtgtgccagcccctgcctgtgCACTGCTGTTGCTGTTCCCTCTCACCGAGCAG CATGAGAACTTCAGGAAACAACAGactgagaaaataaaggacCAAGAAATCAGTTCCAAGGTGTATTTCCTGAAGCAGACAGTCAGTAACTCCTGTGGCACAATTGGTCTGATACATGCAGTTGCTAATAATAAAGACAAACTGAAGCTTG ATGAGGGGTCTGCCCTGAAGAAGTTTCTTGACGAAACAGCTGATCTGTCTCCTGAAGAGAGAGCTaagcattttgcaaataatAAG GCTATACAAGAAGTTCACAATTCGGTTGCACAAGAAGGACAATGTCGG GTTGAAGACAACAGTGTGAACTTCCACTTCATCCTGTTTGTCAATGTGGATGGGCACCTGTATGAATTGG ATGGGCGTATGCCATTTCCTGTGAACCATGGCACAACCTCGGATGACCTGCTGTTGAAG GATTCTGCTAAGATCTGCAGACAATTTACAGAACGTGAAAAAGGAGAAGTTCGTTTTTCTGCTGTGGCTTTCTGCAAATCTGCCTGA